The region GGACCGACGTGGCAACCGGAATGGCCGCAAGGGAGATAGCGTCCGCCGGCACGCCGCCGGGAGTATCCGCCGGTGCTGGAGTGCTCACGGCCGCCGCACTGGTGCTCAAGGGGGACTACGCCGAAGCCCGCACCCGGCTGGCCGCCCTCGCCGGCGACGAGGAAGAACCCCGGTCTGCCGACGACGTCGAGCGGGCCGTGATCATCCACGCGCTCTATGCGGAAGTCCTGGGGGCATGCGGCGACGTGGGACCGGCACTGAAACAGGCGCAGGCCGCCGCGAACCTCCTCGCGGGCAGTGCCGGCCGGTTCCGGAGCTATGCCGGGTTCGTTTTTGTCCGCCATGCCCTCGCCCTGCTCCACGGCGGCCGGTTTGTCCAACTGGAACAGCTGATCGCCAAGATGCACACCGGACCCCAGTACCTGCTGACCGTGCTGGGAGGGACGTTGGGCGTTTTCGAAGCCGCCCTCGAAATCCACCGGGGGAGATTGCACGAAGGACTGCAGAGGCTGCGCCCTGCCGTGGAAGCGCTGCGCGACAAGGACCCCGAGCTGATGCTTCCCTACGCCCTCGGCTTGGCCGGCTACGCCTCGACGGTGGTCGGAGACGGAACTCCTGCCGCCGGGCCGGGCACCCAGGTATCCGCCGCAGGCTACCCTGGTCCCCGGCATTTGTGGCTCACCGCGCAGGCTTATGCGGCGGCTGCTGAGGCCTCCCAGTCCACCGAGGGGCCGACTTCCGGCAGGCTGGCGGTTCTTGCCGCCGAGGCCCGGGCGGCCGGGCTGCGCAGCAGCGAAAAGGACATCCTGGAACTGTGCCTTGCCGTGGGGGACCTGACCCAGGTGGGACGGCTGGCCGAGCTGACGGCGGACTTCGAGGGCGCAGAAGCCCAGGCCCTGCACGCCTATGCCGCGGCAGTCGCCTCCGGTAATCCGGACCGTATGGTTGCCGCCGCCGAGGACGCGATCGGAGCACAGAAGTACCTGGTGGCCGTGGAGAGCATTGGCCACGCCATCCGCTTCTACGGAAACCATGGAAACCTGCGCCGGCAGCGTGCGCTTATCCAGCAGCTGCGGCGGCGACGGGAGGAACTGGCGGGAGTAACCGTCTCCTACCTGAGTCCGTCGCTGCACCTGGTCCGGCTCACCCGACGGGAACACGAGATTGTGGCATTACTGTTGTCCGGGGCAACCACCAAGGATATTGCCGGCCACTTCACACTGTCCCAGCGGACCGTGGAGGGGCATGTGTACCGGATTTACGTCAAGCTGGGGATCAGCCGGCGGGCGGATCTGGAATCTGCCTACCGCGCCCTGGAACCGGGCCCCCGAACTGCGCCTCTGCTGTAATCGACCGTCCGGAAAGCCACGGTCGGAGCGTGCCGGTATGCGCACACGTAGAGGTACCGAGTACAAGACAGGTACTGCCGTTTGTCAGGGCGAGATCAGCCCGCTGACTTGAGTATCCGTTACGCGTGTCCGCCCTGCATTGCCGCTCCTAAATTGATGTCAGTTGGGTAGACGTTGATTTGGGAAAAGGGACGCCGGTCTCGGTCTGGGGGGAAAGATGGGCACTCGTCTGTTGCCGAAAGAACGCCGTCGTAAGGCGGCGAACGCTGTGCCCGCCGAGGCAAGACACAGGGCAGCCGAACGGACGGTATCCGAACGCAAGGCGCCAGATCTGGTGCATTTTTCCGCCACCGGTCCTCCCGGCGCGCATTCCGACGGCTCCGTTATGGCGCAGGTCCGCGGAGCAGCTGAAACCGTCCTGCCGGCGCAGCCTTTTGTCTTTCCGAGTTTCACCACTGCCAAGCCGTTCAGCAGGACCGGGCGTACCAGGAGCGCGGCAGTACTTTGGAACCGCCGTTACGCCCGAATCCTTTCGGTCTGTGACGCACTGATTGTCTTCGCTGCTGTCTTTGGCGGCTATCTCGTGCGGTTCGGGCTGGAGCCCGCCGTACTGCCGGTCGGCGTGTTCGAGACCAGCTACCTGGTGGTAGCGGCGGTCACGGGCTGCGCCTGGCTGCTGGCACTGTCTGTCTACCGGACCCGGGATAAACGAATAACCGGAATGGGCACCGACGAATACAAGCGGCTGGTGAATGCCACCGTCGCCCTATTGGGCGGGCTCGCCCTTGCCTCAGTCGCTTTCCAGTTCGACCTTGCGCGGGGCTATTTCGGCTTCGTGCTCTTCGCCGGCACTGCCGGGTTGGTCTGCAGCCGGTGGTTTCTGCGGCAATGGCTGGCCGGCCAGCGGCAACGCGGCCGCTACCTCTCGAAGGTGGTGGTTCTGGGCAGGCCGCGGGACGTCCGCTACGTCACCCACCAGATCGGGAGGAAGTCACGGGCCGCCTACCAGGTGGTGGGGGTGGCGCTGACCGGAAAGCCGCGGACCTGGCTGGAAGTAGACGGCACGCGCGTTCCCGTGGTGTCGGATGAGCACTCGGTGGTCGACGCCGTGCGGCGCGTGGGTGCCGACGCCGTCATTGTCGCGGGTCCCACCAAGGGCGGCAGCAAGTATGTACAGGAGCTTGGCTGGCAGTTGGAG is a window of Arthrobacter sp. zg-Y1171 DNA encoding:
- a CDS encoding sugar transferase, producing MHFSATGPPGAHSDGSVMAQVRGAAETVLPAQPFVFPSFTTAKPFSRTGRTRSAAVLWNRRYARILSVCDALIVFAAVFGGYLVRFGLEPAVLPVGVFETSYLVVAAVTGCAWLLALSVYRTRDKRITGMGTDEYKRLVNATVALLGGLALASVAFQFDLARGYFGFVLFAGTAGLVCSRWFLRQWLAGQRQRGRYLSKVVVLGRPRDVRYVTHQIGRKSRAAYQVVGVALTGKPRTWLEVDGTRVPVVSDEHSVVDAVRRVGADAVIVAGPTKGGSKYVQELGWQLEESATELILTTGLTNVAGPRIHARPVEGLPLMHVELPQYAGARHAMKRTLDITLSGLALLVLLPVFIILSVLIKKDSPGPVLFRQERVGRGGRKFLMYKFRSMVETAEDDLAGLLDRNEGDGLLFKMQHDPRVTDVGRWMRKYSLDELPQFWNVFVGHMSLVGPRPPLPREVARYGNRVHRRLYIKPGLTGMWQINGRSELNWKDGVRLDLYYVENWSLAGDLIILWRTVQMLRRPVGAY